Proteins encoded in a region of the Microtus ochrogaster isolate Prairie Vole_2 chromosome 19, MicOch1.0, whole genome shotgun sequence genome:
- the Gpr150 gene encoding probable G-protein coupled receptor 150 yields the protein MENSFSPSAQPLAPNLSVAILQSWDLNLTSGQGASVPGPQPPPHGPPNHPVHLVFMGIILVAAVAGNTTVLCRLCGGSSRLWPGPKRRKMDFLLVQLAAADLYACGGTALSQLAWELLGDPRPALGDLACRFSQLLQASGRGASAHLVALIALERQLAVRRPQGPQLPARALAALGWLLALLLALPPTFVVRWGSPPARAASAWPGEHRCWGIFAPLPRWHLQVYALYEAVVGFAAPVAIMGVSCGHLLCAWWQRGSQAPVAGARCSASPARAPLPSALPRAKVQSLKMSLSLALLFVGCELPYFSSRLAAAWSSGPAGDWEEEGLAVAMRVVEVANSALNPFVYLFFQAGDCGLWRRLQRRLGVVCCVREGEAEINEGAGDHQALHRHRWPHPHYHHARREERDKGCQRPPPPRPRPPACSCENAF from the coding sequence ATGGAGAATTCCTTCAGCCCCTCAGCTCAGCCTCTGGCGCCTAACCTCTCCGTAGCCATCCTGCAGAGCTGGGATCTTAACCTGACTTCGGGGCAGGGGGCCTCTGTCCCAGGACCACAGCCGCCGCCACACGGGCCACCCAACCACCCGGTCCACCTGGTCTTCATGGGAATCATCCTGGTGGCCGCGGTGGCGGGCAACACCACCGTGCTGTGTCGCCTGTGCGGCGGCAGCAGCCGGCTTTGGCCGGGTCCCAAGCGTCGCAAGATGGACTTCCTGCTGGTGCAGCTGGCAGCAGCCGACCTGTACGCGTGCGGGGGCACTGCGCTGTCGCAGCTGGCTTGGGAACTGTTGGGCGACCCGCGTCCCGCTCTGGGCGACCTGGCGTGCCGCTTCTCGCAGCTGCTTCAGGCATCCGGGCGGGGCGCCTCCGCCCACCTGGTGGCGCTCATCGCCCTCGAGCGCCAGCTCGCCGTGCGCCGTCCGCAGGGCCCGCAGCTGCCCGCGcgtgccctggctgccctgggctGGCTGCTGGCGCTGCTGCTGGCACTGCCGCCGACTTTTGTGGTGCGCTGGGGCTCTCCCCCAGCTCGGGCCGCCAGCGCCTGGCCGGGGGAGCATCGCTGCTGGGGCATCTTCGCGCCTCTGCCGCGCTGGCATCTGCAGGTCTACGCTCTCTATGAAGCTGTCGTGGGCTTCGCGGCGCCGGTTGCTATCATGGGTGTCTCTTGCGGTCACCTGCTGTGTGCATGGTGGCAGCGCGGGTCTCAGGCTCCGGTGGCTGGGGCACGCTGTTCCGCCAGTCCGGCCCGAGCCCCCTTGCCCAGTGCGCTGCCCCGCGCCAAGGTGCAGAGCCTGAAAATGAGTCTGTCGTTGGCGTTGCTCTTCGTGGGCTGCGAGCTGCCCTACTTCTCCTCCCGCTTGGCCGCCGCCTGGTCGTCGGGGCCTGCGGGtgactgggaggaagagggcctGGCGGTGGCGATGCGCGTCGTGGAGGTGGCCAATAGCGCCCTCAACCCTTTCGTCTACCTCTTCTTCCAGGCGGGCGACTGCGGGCTCTGGCGGCGGCTACAGAGGCGCCTGGGAGTTGTGTGCTGTGTGCGGGAGGGAGAAGCCGAGATCAACGAGGGGGCTGGGGACCACCAGGCACTCCACCGCCACCGCTGGCCCCATCCCCACTATCACCACGCCAGGAGGGAGGAGCGGGACAAGGGCTGCCAGCGTCCACCCCCGCCGCGCCCCAGACCACCGGCCTGCTCCTGCGAAAATGCCTTCTAG